The Tautonia marina genome has a window encoding:
- a CDS encoding RNA polymerase sigma factor has translation MLIEGNPRFETTCWSVVLAAGSNSDRAEEALATLCKTYWFPVYTFIRRWGHTPDDAADLTQGFFTELLRRNDFQSIDPSRGRFRSFLLACCRNYLCKDRRHKAVRGPAPFSIDAIDAERRYTIEPTDTLTPEQIFDRRWALSILEGALNALRDDYHRSGKTELFDRLEPTLAGESLPGGFLAVAESLGMSEGAVQVAAHRLRKRYRDAIRALIAATVDDPATVDEELRDLFTALVPVDSRIAR, from the coding sequence ATGCTGATTGAAGGCAACCCTCGATTCGAGACGACCTGCTGGAGTGTCGTCCTGGCCGCCGGTAGCAATTCCGATCGGGCCGAGGAAGCCCTTGCCACCCTCTGCAAAACCTACTGGTTTCCCGTTTACACCTTTATCCGTCGTTGGGGCCACACGCCCGACGACGCCGCCGACCTGACCCAGGGCTTCTTCACCGAACTCCTCCGCCGCAACGATTTCCAATCGATTGACCCCTCCCGCGGGCGATTTCGCTCGTTCCTGCTCGCCTGCTGCCGAAACTACCTCTGCAAGGATCGTCGCCACAAGGCCGTTCGAGGTCCGGCCCCCTTCTCGATCGACGCCATCGACGCCGAACGCCGCTACACCATCGAACCGACCGACACACTGACTCCCGAACAGATCTTCGACCGACGATGGGCACTCTCGATTCTGGAAGGTGCCCTCAACGCTCTCCGCGACGACTATCACCGTTCAGGCAAGACCGAGTTGTTTGACCGGCTGGAGCCGACCCTCGCTGGCGAGTCGCTTCCCGGCGGCTTCCTCGCGGTGGCCGAATCCCTCGGCATGAGCGAGGGGGCCGTTCAGGTTGCCGCCCATCGCCTCCGCAAACGCTACCGAGACGCCATCCGAGCCCTCATCGCCGCAACCGTCGATGACCCTGCAACCGTTGATGAGGAACTCAGAGACCTGTTCACCGCCCTGGTGCCCGTCGATTCCCGGATCGCGCGGTGA